A region from the Lutra lutra chromosome 1, mLutLut1.2, whole genome shotgun sequence genome encodes:
- the PGLYRP2 gene encoding N-acetylmuramoyl-L-alanine amidase: MVAQDILWILLGLLLRLEPGTATLPLLMDSVIQALAELEQKVPATIASHTASALLLFAQDSGPHDVLHRFLLERWNIKDTGLDPQQLSPEFQDLTKDVAQHGIQGRQEYGVVLAPDGSTVAVEPLLAGLEAGLQGNRVVSLPLDSTAAPLDTEGAFPDTGTVVPDIRAASPRFRDASPDGTSTDVGALPPNNRATDLDVKPTSPGVRSSSPDVPVTSPDVQTSSPGAKAKSPTTVDSLLVVTLARDLGLAFLQGPQTWNHSGLGTEGCWDQLSAPRTFTLLDSGASPVTMAFLNGALDGALLGDYLSRTPEPQPPLSHLLSQYYGAGVAGDSGLRSNFRRQNAAALTSAPTLTQQIWGALILLQRLEPTHPQLQGMSQEQLAEVATNATKEFTEAFLGCPAIHPRCRWGAAPYRGSPRPLQLPLRFLYVHHTYVPAPPCTDFAHCAADMRSMQRFHQDTRGWDDIGYSFVIGSDGYVYEGRGWHWVGAHTLGHNTRGFGVAFVGNYTAELPAKAALHTVQDLLPGCAVRAGLLRPDYALLGHRQLVRTDCPGDALFSLLRTWPRFAANVKSRMARRASRRSRKEPPPTNMPATDLQ; this comes from the exons ATGGTGGCCCAGGATATCCTCTGGATCCTGCTCGGATTGTTGCTGCGGCTGGAACCAGGGACAG CCACACTGCCCCTGCTCATGGACTCTGTCATCCAGGCCCTGGCTGAGCTCGAGCAGAAGGTACCAGCCACCATTGCCAGCCACACTGCTTCTGCATTGCTACTGTTTGCCCAAGACTCTGGCCCCCACGATGTCCTCCATCGCTTCCTGCTGGAGCGGTGGAACATCAAGGACACCGGGCTGGATCCCCAGCAACTGAGCCCAGAGTTTCAGGACCTGACCAAGGATGTGGCCCAACATGGTATCCAGGGCAGGCAGGAATACGGAGTGGTGCTGGCACCCGATGGCTCTACAGTAGCTGTAGAGCCTCTTCTggcagggctggaggcagggctaCAAGGGAACAGAGTTGTCAGCCTGCCCTTGGACAGCACAGCCGCTCCTCTGGATACTGAAGGTGCCTTTCCAGACACTGGAACCGTGGTTCCGGATATAAGAGCCGCATCCCCAAGATTCAGGGATGCCTCCCCAGATGGCACCTCTACAGATGTTGGAGCTCTGCCTCCAAATAATAGAGCCACGGATCTAGATGTCAAACCCACCTCTCCAGGTGTTAGGTCTAGCTCCCCAGATGTCCCAGTCACTTCTCCAGATGTCCAAACCTCCTCGCCAGGTGCCAAAGCCAAGTCCCCGACCACTGTGGACAGCCTCCTGGTGGTCACCCTGGCCAGAGACCTGGGTCTGGCCTTCCTCCAGGGCCCCCAGACCTGGAACCATTCAGGCCTAGGGACCGAGGGCTGCTGGGACCAGCTCTCTGCCCCCCGTACCTTCACACTCTTAGACTCTGGGGCATCGCCAGTCACCATGGCTTTCCTCAATGGGGCCCTGGATGGGGCCCTCCTTGGAGATTATCTAAGCCGAACCCCTGAGCCTCAGCCACCTCTCAGCCACCTGTTGAGCCAATACTATGGAGCTGGAGTGGCTGGAGATTCAGGACTTCGCAGCAACTTCCGACGGCAGAACGCAGCTGCTCTGACCTCAGCCCCCACCTTGACACAGCAGATATGGGGGGCCCTCATCCTGCTACAGAGGCTGGAGCCAACACACCCTCAGCTGCAGGGCATGAGCCAAGAACAGCTGGCAGAGGTAGCCACCAATGCTACCAAGGAATTCACTGAGGCCTTCCTGG GGTGCCCGGCCATCCACCCACGTTGCCGCTGGGGCGCCGCCCCCTATAGGGGTAGCCCCAGGCCGCTGCAGCTGCCCCTCAGGTTCTTGTATGTACATCACACATACGTGCCCGCGCCACCCTGCACGGATTTCGCGCACTGCGCCGCCGACATGCGCTCTATGCAGCGCTTCCACCAAGATACTCGGGGTTGGGACGACATCGGCTACAG TTTCGTGATCGGCTCAGACGGCTACGTGTACGAGGGCCGCGGCTGGCACTGGGTGGGCGCGCACACGTTGGGCCACAACACTCGCGGCTTCGGCGTGGCCTTCGTGGGCAACTACACAGCTGAGCTGCCTGCGAAGGCTGCGCTTCACACCGTGCAGGACCTGCTCCCTGGCTGCGCAGTGCGCGCTGGCCTCCTGCGGCCCGACTACGCGCTGCTGGGCCACCGCCAGCTGGTGCGCACTGACTGCCCTGGGGACGCGCTCTTCAGCCTGCTGCGCACCTGGCCGCGCTTCGCGGCG AATGTGAAATCAAGAATGGCCAGGAGGGCCTCCAGGAGATCCAGAAAGGAGCCACCTCCAACAAACATGCCAGCCACAGACCTCCAATAA